The Paralichthys olivaceus isolate ysfri-2021 chromosome 9, ASM2471397v2, whole genome shotgun sequence genome contains a region encoding:
- the LOC109638318 gene encoding beta-1,3-galactosyltransferase 2-like, which produces MLFQMMGVIMFIFYYATTKISGPLKTSSASCNNMTTVSSCFVAYPHPYRFIMDESHRCRQESPFLVLMIPVAPHNREARDIIRNTWAKETTWQGRVVSYYFLLGLSGEGSEVLKEKLLQESQQHHDILQSDFIDSYNNLTIKTMVMFEWLSSHCPNTSFAMKVDSDMFLNVHNLVNMLMTAPRHLYMTGCMARGSAVLRDHNSKWFMSMSAFPESTYPPYALGLGYVFSMDLPIKILEASLHIRAIYIEDVYVGLCMRHLGITLTDPPHSGLFRLRKPYIAGNCYWSSVITTLLQDSDHLWDVWGIYQTQVQNGC; this is translated from the exons ATGCTGTTCCAAATGATGGGAGTTATAATGTTCATTTTCTACTATGCAACCACCAAAATATCAGGGCCTTTGAAGACAAGCTCGGCATCTTGCAACAATATGACGACAGTCAGCAGT TGCTTTGTGGCATACCCACACCCATATCGTTTCATAATGGACGAGTCGCACAGATGTCGGCAGGAAAGCCCATTCTTGGTTCTCATGATCCCAGTAGCCCCGCATAACAGAGAGGCCCGTGACATCATCCGCAACACATGGGCCAAAGAGACTACATGGCAGGGCCGCGTGGTCAGCTACTACTTCCTGCTGGGACTGTCCGGAGAGGGCTCCGAGGTCCTTAAGGAGAAA tTGTTACAGGAAAGCCAGCAACATCATGACATCCTCCAGAGTGACTTCATTGACAGCTACAATAACCTCACCATTAAAACCATGGTCATGTTTGAGTGGCTCAGCTCCCATTGCCCCAACACCTCCTTTGCCATGAAGGTCGACTCAGACATGTTCCTTAATGTCCACAACCTTGTCAACATGCTTATGACGGCCCCCCGACATCTCTACATGACAGGATGCATGGCGAGGGGCTCTGCTGTTCTTCGAGACCATAATTCAAAGTGGTTTATGTCTATGTCTGCCTTCCCTGAGTCAACGTACCCACCGTATGCCCTGGGACTGGGCTATGTGTTCTCAATGGATCTACCCATTAAGATACTGGAAGCATCATTGCACATTAGAGCTATTTACATTGAAGACGTGTATGTTGGACTGTGCATGAGACATCTGGGGATCACACTGACAGATCCTCCACATAGTGGTTTGTTCAGGTTAAGAAAACCTTATATTGCAGGCAACTGTTACTGGAGCTCTGTCATTACAACATTACTACAGGACTCTGACCACCTGTGGGATGTTTGGGGAATATATCAGACTCAAGTACAAAATGGCTGTTAA